A window from Rhizosphaericola mali encodes these proteins:
- the dnaE gene encoding DNA polymerase III subunit alpha produces MPQFSHLHSHTQFSLLDGQASIDSLLAKATREGMPGLAITDHGNMYGIFDFVAKAWKDTKIIGKDAFGKDIVVPKVKPIVGCELYVVDDRFQKTFTKDKRDKRFHQILLAKNKKGYENLVKLTSLGFIDGLYGKYPRVDKKLIEEYHSDLIATTCCIGASVPQAILNKSAEEAEAEFKWWLDLFGEDYYIELQRHNLKEQEIVNERLLEYAAKYNVPVICTNDSHYTDQEDANAHDILLCINTGEKQATPGYDDFVNDDTLLKNRRFKFPNDQFYFKTTKEMESLFKDIPQSLENTQQIVDKVEPLKLMQDIMLPNFPIPAEYSRTNDDTLNQWNYLHALTYEGAKRRYSEITEEIRERIDFELNTVRTMGFAGYFLIVWDFIKAGKDMGVYIGPGRGSAAGSVVAYCLEITNIDPIKYDLLFERFLNPDRKSMPDIDTDFEDEGRQRVIDYVVKKYTKQQVAQIVTYGTMAAKMSIKDVARALDLPLPDSNALAKLVPDKPGTKLKRVLKAPITSKDAKNGEKSLEDKEGFGPEDIENIKKIREIYAGDDLRAEVLHEAERLEGCVRNTGMHACGIIIAPKDLTEIVPVSMSKDSDLLITEYESSVIESAGVIKMDFLGLKNLSILKDAIKLIKQNYDIELSVNDVALDDDITYQLYQRGDTNATFQFESAGMQKYLRELKPDKFADLIAMNALYRPGPIAYIPDFIKRKHGIEAIEYDLPEMEEYLSDTYGITVYQEQVMLLSQKLAGFSKGDADVLRKAMGKKQIEVLNKMEAKFVEGAKKNGHPEDKLKKIWEDWKAFAQYAFNKSHSTCYAYVAFQTGYLKAHYPSEYMAAILNHAGDLSKITFYMEECKKMGIKVLGCDINESDKGFSVNHHGHIRFGMGGLKGVGEAAIESIIEERTKNGNYKDVFDFIKRVNQRTVNKRSIESLVYSGAFDCFPEMSRAQFFNIQAGETVYNIERIIKFGNACSAGEQNMMASLFGDMGMPEIPTPKILPCDEWSLIEKLEKEKEVTGIYLSGHPLDRFKFEMQHYGIMPIADFVEMKDSQEKKPPTGRNFKVAGLVTEAQHRITKTGRDFGILHVEDFSGKTDFALWSDDYVKFKNYLEAGLIVLINGFFKQRYNSDVYEFKINSLCLLETARSTMAKSLEIVMRPQNVTPEFVDFLSTNMEKNIGNVPLKFKIFNPDDQVMINLLSANNGLEINDELCDFLMNTPDIELNVAING; encoded by the coding sequence ATGCCACAGTTTTCACATTTACATAGTCATACGCAGTTTTCATTATTGGATGGTCAGGCGTCTATAGATAGTTTGCTCGCAAAAGCTACTCGAGAAGGTATGCCTGGATTGGCCATTACAGATCATGGAAATATGTATGGGATATTTGACTTTGTGGCCAAAGCTTGGAAGGATACTAAGATTATCGGAAAAGATGCTTTTGGGAAAGATATCGTGGTGCCGAAGGTTAAGCCAATAGTTGGCTGTGAATTATATGTGGTGGATGACCGTTTCCAAAAAACATTTACAAAAGATAAAAGAGATAAACGTTTTCATCAAATCCTTTTAGCCAAAAACAAAAAAGGCTATGAAAATTTGGTAAAATTAACTTCACTCGGTTTTATCGATGGTTTGTATGGTAAATATCCTCGTGTTGATAAAAAATTAATTGAAGAATATCATTCTGATTTGATTGCTACGACTTGTTGTATTGGAGCATCTGTACCACAAGCAATTTTGAATAAATCGGCAGAAGAGGCTGAGGCAGAGTTCAAATGGTGGTTGGATCTTTTCGGAGAAGATTATTATATCGAATTACAACGTCATAATTTAAAAGAGCAAGAGATCGTCAATGAACGCTTATTGGAATATGCGGCGAAATATAATGTGCCGGTAATCTGTACCAATGATAGCCATTATACAGATCAAGAAGATGCTAATGCGCATGATATCTTATTGTGTATCAATACAGGAGAAAAACAAGCAACTCCAGGTTACGATGATTTTGTAAATGACGATACTTTGTTGAAAAATCGTCGTTTCAAATTTCCCAACGATCAGTTTTATTTCAAAACAACTAAGGAAATGGAATCCTTGTTCAAGGATATCCCGCAATCATTGGAAAATACCCAACAAATTGTAGATAAAGTTGAGCCGTTGAAATTGATGCAAGATATCATGTTGCCCAATTTTCCGATTCCTGCAGAATATAGCAGGACGAATGACGATACGCTTAACCAGTGGAATTATTTACATGCTTTGACTTATGAAGGAGCGAAGAGGCGCTATTCTGAAATTACGGAAGAAATACGTGAACGTATTGATTTTGAATTGAATACAGTACGTACAATGGGATTTGCTGGTTATTTCTTAATTGTATGGGACTTTATCAAAGCAGGAAAAGATATGGGCGTTTACATTGGGCCAGGTCGTGGTTCTGCCGCGGGAAGTGTGGTTGCCTATTGTTTGGAAATTACCAATATCGATCCGATTAAATATGATTTGCTATTTGAGCGTTTCTTGAATCCCGATCGTAAGTCCATGCCGGATATTGATACTGATTTTGAGGATGAAGGACGCCAACGTGTGATAGACTATGTGGTAAAAAAATATACCAAACAACAAGTCGCTCAGATTGTAACTTATGGTACAATGGCTGCAAAAATGAGTATCAAAGACGTGGCGCGTGCTTTGGATTTGCCTTTACCGGATTCCAATGCTTTGGCAAAATTGGTTCCGGACAAACCAGGTACCAAATTAAAACGTGTATTGAAAGCTCCGATTACTTCTAAAGATGCAAAAAATGGCGAAAAGTCGCTAGAAGATAAAGAAGGATTTGGTCCAGAGGATATTGAAAATATTAAGAAAATTAGGGAAATATACGCTGGAGATGATTTGCGTGCGGAGGTTTTACATGAAGCGGAGAGATTGGAAGGTTGTGTTCGTAATACGGGAATGCATGCCTGTGGTATCATCATCGCGCCAAAGGATTTAACTGAAATTGTTCCGGTAAGTATGTCTAAAGATTCGGATCTTTTGATTACGGAGTATGAAAGTAGTGTGATTGAAAGTGCGGGTGTGATTAAGATGGACTTTTTGGGATTAAAAAACTTATCCATTTTAAAAGATGCGATCAAATTAATCAAGCAAAATTACGATATTGAGCTTTCTGTTAACGACGTCGCTTTAGATGATGATATTACCTATCAACTCTATCAAAGAGGTGATACCAATGCAACTTTCCAATTTGAAAGTGCTGGTATGCAAAAATATTTACGCGAATTAAAACCGGATAAATTTGCCGATCTTATTGCGATGAATGCCTTGTATCGCCCGGGTCCAATTGCTTACATTCCAGATTTTATCAAACGTAAACATGGAATCGAAGCGATTGAATACGATCTGCCAGAGATGGAAGAGTATTTGTCCGATACTTACGGAATTACCGTTTATCAAGAACAGGTAATGCTTTTGTCCCAAAAATTGGCAGGTTTTAGTAAAGGCGATGCCGATGTCTTGCGTAAAGCAATGGGTAAAAAGCAAATTGAGGTTTTGAATAAAATGGAGGCAAAATTTGTCGAAGGTGCCAAGAAAAATGGTCATCCTGAGGATAAATTGAAAAAAATCTGGGAAGACTGGAAAGCATTTGCCCAATATGCCTTCAATAAATCTCACTCTACTTGTTATGCTTATGTGGCTTTTCAAACAGGTTATTTAAAAGCACATTATCCAAGTGAATACATGGCCGCTATCCTCAATCATGCAGGGGATCTGAGCAAAATCACTTTTTACATGGAAGAGTGTAAAAAAATGGGTATTAAGGTGCTTGGTTGCGATATCAATGAAAGTGACAAAGGTTTTTCGGTTAATCATCATGGACATATCCGTTTCGGTATGGGTGGTTTGAAAGGCGTGGGAGAGGCTGCGATCGAAAGTATAATCGAAGAGCGTACAAAAAATGGCAACTATAAAGATGTATTTGATTTTATCAAAAGGGTAAATCAAAGAACTGTAAATAAAAGATCTATAGAAAGTTTGGTGTATTCTGGTGCATTTGACTGTTTTCCAGAAATGAGTAGAGCGCAATTTTTCAATATACAAGCAGGAGAAACAGTGTATAATATTGAACGTATTATCAAATTTGGAAATGCTTGTTCGGCTGGAGAACAAAATATGATGGCGAGTTTGTTCGGTGATATGGGAATGCCTGAAATTCCAACACCTAAAATTTTGCCTTGTGATGAATGGAGTTTAATTGAGAAATTGGAAAAAGAGAAAGAAGTTACCGGGATCTATTTGAGTGGACATCCTTTAGATCGTTTCAAATTTGAAATGCAACACTATGGAATCATGCCTATTGCGGATTTTGTAGAGATGAAAGATAGTCAAGAGAAAAAGCCGCCAACTGGAAGAAATTTCAAAGTTGCTGGATTAGTTACCGAGGCGCAGCATAGAATTACTAAGACAGGACGTGATTTTGGAATTTTACATGTGGAGGATTTTTCAGGTAAAACAGATTTTGCACTATGGAGTGACGACTATGTAAAATTTAAAAATTATTTGGAAGCTGGATTGATTGTACTAATCAATGGATTTTTCAAACAGCGCTACAATAGTGATGTGTATGAGTTTAAAATAAATAGTTTGTGCTTGTTAGAGACTGCACGATCAACTATGGCTAAATCTCTAGAAATAGTGATGCGCCCTCAAAATGTAACACCTGAATTTGTAGATTTTCTTTCTACGAATATGGAAAAAAATATCGGAAATGTTCCTTTGAAATTTAAAATATTTAATCCAGACGATCAAGTAATGATTAATCTACTATCCGCAAATAATGGATTGGAAATTAATGACGAACTATGTGATTTCTTGATGAATACACCAGATATTGAACTGAATGTAGCTATTAATGGTTAA
- a CDS encoding C40 family peptidase has protein sequence MEKHFWKFLLSFLALGLFSCSSTRKNAASNSYSSRSNSNSNQPMFIDGIEVLPSKSHSKARNPETHIEKNLETLHRYSQNLYNNYGTENVNDLQVKYALILNTDIEDVKAELPLLAAVDHWWGTPYVMGGNTESGIDCSGYSKIILHDIFSTEIPRTAQEQFAQSNQLSTDDQLQEGDLVFFGSSKRNISHVGIYISNNKFTHASSSKGVMISDLNEKYWSKKYQGSGRYNITNTTSYIH, from the coding sequence ATGGAAAAGCATTTCTGGAAATTTTTACTGTCATTCTTAGCACTTGGATTGTTTTCTTGTAGTTCTACTAGAAAAAATGCAGCTTCTAATAGTTATAGTTCTCGCAGCAACAGCAACTCCAATCAGCCTATGTTTATAGATGGAATTGAAGTCCTTCCTAGTAAAAGTCATTCCAAAGCTAGAAATCCAGAAACTCATATTGAAAAAAACCTAGAAACACTTCATAGGTATTCTCAAAATCTATATAACAATTATGGCACTGAAAACGTCAATGACTTACAAGTAAAATATGCGTTGATTTTGAATACGGACATAGAAGATGTTAAAGCAGAATTGCCTCTATTAGCGGCAGTAGATCATTGGTGGGGAACACCTTATGTAATGGGTGGGAATACAGAAAGTGGTATTGATTGTTCAGGTTATAGTAAGATAATTTTGCACGATATATTTAGCACTGAAATACCAAGAACAGCACAAGAACAGTTTGCTCAATCTAATCAACTATCTACAGATGATCAGCTACAAGAAGGGGATTTGGTATTTTTTGGTTCGAGCAAGAGAAATATTTCACATGTTGGTATATATATATCAAACAATAAATTTACCCATGCATCCTCTTCTAAAGGTGTAATGATTAGTGATTTGAATGAAAAATATTGGTCAAAAAAATACCAAGGAAGCGGTAGATACAATATTACAAATACTACCTCCTACATTCATTAG
- the rsmG gene encoding 16S rRNA (guanine(527)-N(7))-methyltransferase RsmG, whose amino-acid sequence MNLDILLKYFDDFTDTQLKKWELLFPTYSEWNAQINVISRKDIDSLYLKHVLHSLTIAAVADFQPGTNIVDIGCGGGFPGVPLAIFYPEVDFLLVDSIGKKLKVVEGVVEATGIKNIRTKHARIEEIKGQKFDYAVSRAVAPLADLWRWAKPILKKGHTQEMANGLICLKGGDLAQEISDSRLRPNKVDVYDIFPEEYFQEKYLLHVPA is encoded by the coding sequence ATGAATTTGGATATTTTATTGAAATATTTTGATGATTTTACAGATACTCAGTTGAAAAAATGGGAATTATTATTTCCAACGTATAGCGAGTGGAATGCACAGATCAATGTAATCTCAAGAAAAGATATTGATAGTTTATATCTAAAGCACGTATTACACTCGCTAACAATTGCAGCTGTTGCTGATTTTCAACCAGGAACGAACATTGTGGATATTGGTTGTGGTGGCGGATTTCCTGGCGTTCCATTGGCAATTTTTTATCCAGAAGTGGATTTTCTTTTGGTCGATAGTATTGGTAAAAAATTGAAAGTTGTAGAAGGTGTGGTTGAAGCAACTGGAATTAAAAATATCCGAACAAAACACGCTCGAATAGAAGAAATAAAAGGGCAAAAATTTGACTACGCTGTTTCTCGGGCTGTCGCTCCTTTAGCGGATTTATGGCGCTGGGCAAAACCTATTTTGAAAAAAGGTCATACGCAAGAAATGGCTAATGGATTAATTTGTTTAAAAGGTGGAGATCTTGCACAAGAAATTTCGGATAGCCGTCTTCGTCCAAATAAGGTAGATGTCTACGATATTTTTCCAGAAGAATATTTTCAAGAAAAATACTTGCTACACGTACCAGCGTAG
- the atpC gene encoding ATP synthase F1 subunit epsilon: MILEILTPETKIFSGEVYGVQLPGVDGLFEVLDQHAPLVSALGKGAIKVLKSKDSKDKAATYSITGGFVEVLNNKVSVLAEGADASI, encoded by the coding sequence GTGATATTAGAAATATTAACTCCAGAAACTAAAATCTTCAGTGGTGAAGTTTATGGAGTACAACTTCCAGGAGTGGATGGATTATTTGAAGTGTTAGATCAACACGCTCCTTTAGTAAGTGCTTTAGGAAAGGGTGCGATCAAAGTACTTAAATCGAAAGACTCCAAAGATAAAGCAGCTACTTATTCTATCACTGGTGGGTTTGTAGAGGTTTTAAATAATAAAGTTTCTGTATTGGCAGAAGGAGCAGATGCTTCTATATAG
- the atpD gene encoding F0F1 ATP synthase subunit beta, whose amino-acid sequence MANTGKISQIIGAVVDVQFPDSASLPEIYSALELKKSNGETLVLEVEQHLGEDSVRTIAMDATEGLVRGMEVVNTGKPIMVPTGDGVLGRLFNVTGTPVDGMPSVSKEHGRSIHNLPPKFEDLSTSTEILTTGIKVIDLIEPYSKGGKVGLFGGAGVGKTVLIQELINNIAKGHGGLSVFAGVGERTREGNDLLREMIEAGIVKYGEKFKESMEEGGWDLSAVNPSELKESKATFVYGQMNEPPGARARVALTGLTLAEYFRDGDGEGKGRDILFFVDNIFRFTQAGSEVSALLGRMPSAVGYQPTLATEMGLMQERITSTKNGSITSVQAVYVPADDLTDPAPATTFAHLDATTVLDRKIADLGIYPAVSPLESTSRILSPTIVGDKHYDCANRVKMILQRYKELQDIIAILGMDELSEEDKLTVGRARKVQRFLSQPFHVAEQFTGLKGVFVSIEDTIRGFNSIMDGEVDEYPEAAFNLVGTLEDAIEKGKKLLAEAQG is encoded by the coding sequence ATGGCTAATACAGGTAAAATTTCTCAAATTATTGGAGCTGTCGTAGATGTGCAGTTCCCAGATTCTGCGTCTCTACCAGAAATATACAGTGCCCTTGAATTAAAAAAGAGCAATGGTGAAACTCTAGTTTTGGAAGTTGAACAACATTTGGGAGAAGATAGCGTAAGAACAATCGCTATGGATGCAACCGAAGGCTTGGTGCGTGGAATGGAAGTGGTTAATACTGGTAAACCTATCATGGTTCCTACTGGTGACGGTGTATTGGGTAGATTGTTTAACGTAACTGGTACTCCAGTGGACGGTATGCCATCTGTAAGCAAAGAACATGGTAGAAGTATTCATAACCTTCCTCCTAAATTTGAAGATTTAAGTACTTCAACTGAAATCTTAACTACAGGTATCAAAGTAATTGACTTGATCGAACCATATTCTAAAGGTGGTAAAGTTGGTTTGTTCGGTGGTGCCGGTGTAGGTAAGACTGTATTGATCCAAGAATTAATTAACAATATCGCAAAAGGACACGGTGGTCTTTCTGTATTTGCTGGTGTCGGTGAACGTACTCGTGAAGGTAATGACCTTTTACGTGAAATGATCGAAGCAGGTATCGTAAAATACGGTGAAAAATTCAAAGAAAGCATGGAAGAAGGTGGATGGGATCTATCTGCTGTAAATCCTAGCGAATTGAAAGAATCTAAAGCAACATTCGTATATGGTCAAATGAACGAACCTCCAGGCGCACGTGCTCGTGTTGCATTGACTGGTTTGACTTTGGCTGAATATTTCCGTGATGGAGATGGTGAAGGTAAAGGTCGTGATATCTTATTCTTCGTTGATAATATCTTCCGTTTCACACAAGCTGGCTCTGAAGTATCTGCGTTGTTAGGTCGTATGCCATCAGCGGTGGGTTACCAACCAACTTTGGCTACAGAAATGGGATTGATGCAAGAACGTATCACTTCTACTAAAAATGGTTCTATTACTTCCGTACAGGCGGTATATGTACCTGCGGATGACTTGACCGATCCAGCTCCTGCGACAACATTTGCGCACTTGGATGCAACAACGGTATTGGATCGTAAAATCGCCGATTTGGGTATCTATCCTGCGGTAAGTCCATTGGAATCTACTTCACGTATTCTTTCTCCAACTATCGTGGGTGACAAACACTACGATTGTGCGAATAGAGTAAAAATGATCCTTCAACGTTACAAAGAATTGCAAGATATCATCGCAATTCTTGGTATGGATGAGTTGAGTGAAGAAGATAAATTAACAGTTGGACGTGCACGTAAAGTACAACGTTTCTTATCTCAACCTTTCCACGTAGCAGAACAATTTACGGGTTTGAAAGGTGTATTTGTAAGTATTGAAGATACTATCCGTGGATTTAACTCTATCATGGATGGAGAAGTGGATGAATACCCTGAAGCTGCATTTAACCTTGTAGGTACATTGGAAGATGCGATCGAAAAAGGTAAAAAATTGTTGGCAGAAGCGCAAGGATAG
- a CDS encoding helix-turn-helix domain-containing protein encodes MLQSSLNQNISNLKEGLNLNLLFEHKQSMQDAVNVTIRRYEADDDSEEMHRLDAGEIVYNYNSGKNGREKYLDLKFCIYGNCYCEKDCNGCVLKPEIATVDYFNFRFDSIFLRKLVTSKTFKTRREKVLAFKYPKSFNKSIPMEDRNKSVLNALLDVDHNQSLDNILLHSKVSELLLYSMEVLNEEVMEMPSCPFLLEAEVVNRIYDARDILEDNLGTPLTIKELSKKIAMNECYLKKGFKELFGTTIFEFYQDKRMEKARYLLYEKGLNVTEVSELLGYSSISHFSTAFKKFTGLKPCELLMKQNF; translated from the coding sequence ATGTTGCAATCGAGTTTAAATCAAAATATATCCAATCTAAAAGAAGGTCTAAATCTAAATCTTTTATTCGAACACAAGCAGTCGATGCAAGATGCTGTGAATGTGACGATTAGAAGATATGAGGCTGATGATGATTCTGAAGAGATGCATCGTCTTGATGCGGGAGAGATTGTATATAATTACAATTCTGGAAAAAATGGGCGTGAAAAATATTTAGACTTAAAATTCTGTATTTATGGCAATTGTTATTGTGAAAAAGATTGTAACGGTTGTGTTTTAAAACCTGAAATAGCAACAGTCGATTATTTTAATTTTCGATTTGACTCTATTTTTTTACGAAAATTAGTCACCAGCAAAACGTTTAAAACTAGACGCGAAAAAGTTTTAGCATTCAAATATCCGAAATCATTTAATAAATCCATTCCCATGGAAGATCGTAATAAATCGGTCTTGAATGCGTTGTTAGATGTGGATCATAATCAATCCTTAGACAATATTCTTTTACATTCCAAGGTGAGCGAACTTTTACTTTATAGTATGGAAGTGCTCAATGAGGAAGTTATGGAAATGCCAAGTTGCCCATTCTTGTTAGAGGCAGAGGTAGTTAATCGTATTTACGATGCAAGAGATATCTTGGAAGACAATCTCGGTACGCCTTTAACTATAAAAGAATTGAGCAAGAAAATAGCCATGAATGAGTGCTATTTGAAAAAAGGATTCAAAGAATTGTTTGGAACGACTATCTTTGAATTTTATCAAGATAAAAGAATGGAAAAAGCTCGATACCTTTTGTATGAAAAAGGATTGAATGTAACGGAGGTTTCTGAGCTATTGGGTTATTCATCTATTTCCCATTTTTCTACAGCATTTAAAAAATTTACAGGATTAAAACCTTGTGAATTATTGATGAAGCAAAACTTTTAA
- a CDS encoding bifunctional UDP-3-O-[3-hydroxymyristoyl] N-acetylglucosamine deacetylase/3-hydroxyacyl-ACP dehydratase, which produces MAINFNPDKQHTIGASIDLKGIGLHTGEMVHLHITPLESGSGYQFVRSDLENATPVRVDCDKVSDTGRGTVIDLSVGKISTIEHLMAAFVGCGVDNVLVAVDGPEIPILDGSSKYFVEAIEHVGVVEQDADKEWYTISEVITFKDEEKDAQLTALPSDHYSITTLIDFNSPVLGSQYATLEHVADFNTEFANCRTFVFLHELEPLLKNNLIKGGDLDNAIVIVNQPVDDETKQHLSKLFNKEGIEIPSQGYVNHIALRSPNEPARHKLLDVLGDLALIGYPIKAKIIANKPGHKTNVGFAKEVKKYVKKLKLQKGLPVYDPTKAPVYDAIAIENTLPHRYPFLLVDKIIELSDTHIVGVKNITFNEQFFQGHFPGNPIMPGVLQIEALAQTGGILCINAMNDGAKYDTYFMKIDNCKFKQMVRPGDTMLLKMELSAPIRRGICEMRGTVYVNGKLATEADLVAQIVKRK; this is translated from the coding sequence ATGGCTATAAATTTTAATCCCGACAAACAACACACGATTGGTGCTAGTATTGATTTAAAAGGTATTGGTTTGCATACTGGAGAAATGGTGCATCTACATATTACCCCTCTTGAATCAGGATCTGGATATCAATTTGTAAGATCAGATTTAGAAAATGCGACTCCCGTAAGAGTTGATTGTGATAAAGTATCTGATACTGGTAGAGGTACTGTTATTGATCTCAGTGTAGGTAAAATATCTACAATTGAGCATTTGATGGCAGCATTTGTTGGTTGTGGCGTGGATAATGTTTTGGTAGCTGTTGATGGACCTGAAATTCCCATTTTAGATGGTAGCTCTAAGTATTTTGTCGAAGCGATTGAACATGTTGGCGTGGTTGAGCAAGATGCGGACAAAGAGTGGTATACAATCTCTGAGGTTATAACTTTTAAAGATGAAGAAAAAGATGCACAATTGACTGCATTACCATCTGATCATTATTCCATCACAACTTTGATTGATTTTAATAGTCCTGTATTGGGTAGTCAATATGCTACATTAGAGCATGTTGCTGATTTTAATACAGAATTTGCTAATTGTAGAACATTTGTTTTTTTACATGAATTGGAGCCTCTTTTAAAAAATAACTTGATAAAAGGGGGAGATTTAGATAATGCTATTGTTATTGTAAATCAACCAGTAGACGATGAGACAAAACAACATTTGAGTAAGTTATTTAATAAAGAAGGTATTGAAATCCCATCTCAAGGTTATGTAAATCATATTGCTTTGCGCAGTCCTAATGAGCCTGCACGTCATAAATTGTTGGACGTTTTAGGTGATCTGGCCTTGATTGGTTATCCTATAAAAGCTAAAATTATTGCAAATAAACCAGGACATAAAACAAATGTTGGTTTTGCTAAAGAAGTTAAAAAATATGTTAAGAAGTTAAAACTTCAAAAAGGTTTACCTGTTTACGATCCGACAAAAGCACCTGTTTATGATGCGATTGCGATCGAAAATACATTGCCTCATCGTTATCCATTCTTATTAGTGGATAAGATTATTGAACTTTCTGATACACATATAGTTGGAGTGAAAAATATTACGTTCAACGAACAGTTTTTTCAAGGACATTTTCCTGGAAATCCAATTATGCCAGGTGTATTGCAAATAGAAGCGTTGGCTCAAACTGGTGGCATTTTATGTATCAATGCCATGAATGACGGTGCGAAATACGATACTTATTTCATGAAAATTGATAATTGCAAATTTAAACAAATGGTACGTCCTGGCGATACAATGTTGTTGAAAATGGAATTGAGTGCACCTATAAGAAGAGGTATCTGCGAAATGCGTGGAACGGTCTATGTAAATGGAAAATTAGCAACCGAAGCGGATTTGGTCGCACAGATTGTAAAAAGAAAGTAA
- the lpxD gene encoding UDP-3-O-(3-hydroxymyristoyl)glucosamine N-acyltransferase — translation MQFTASQLAQIIQGVVEGDENVSVQSFGKIEEAKSGQLSFLSNPKYEEYLYSTDASIVIVNSDLVLKDKVKATLVRVSDSYSAFATLLDLYSKLRMSHHVGIEAKASIHSSAKIGKDVFVADFAYISANAEIGDNVKIYPGVFIGENVKIGDGTVINANVSIYHDCIIGKNVILHAGIVIGSDGFGFAPNPDGSYAKIPQIGNVVIEDNVEIGANTTIDRSTIGSTFIRTGVKLDNLIQIAHNVEVGENTVIAAQAGVSGSSKVGKYVMIGGQVGVVGHIRIADFTKINAQSGVTKSITVPKSSVTGTPAYNFSAMVRSQVLMRGLPDMLKRLEELEKEIELLKNKN, via the coding sequence ATGCAATTTACAGCAAGCCAATTGGCACAGATTATCCAAGGGGTAGTGGAAGGCGATGAAAACGTGAGTGTCCAATCCTTTGGAAAAATTGAAGAAGCAAAATCTGGTCAATTAAGTTTTTTATCTAATCCTAAATACGAAGAGTATCTCTATTCTACAGATGCTTCTATTGTAATTGTTAATAGTGATTTAGTCTTAAAAGATAAAGTAAAGGCGACTTTAGTAAGAGTGTCTGATTCTTATAGTGCCTTTGCAACCTTATTGGATCTTTATTCCAAATTGAGAATGTCGCATCATGTTGGCATTGAGGCAAAAGCTTCTATTCATTCAAGTGCCAAAATAGGAAAAGATGTATTTGTTGCGGATTTTGCTTACATCAGTGCAAATGCAGAAATTGGAGATAATGTAAAAATATATCCAGGCGTTTTTATAGGAGAAAACGTTAAGATTGGTGACGGTACGGTGATTAATGCGAATGTATCTATTTACCATGATTGTATCATTGGTAAAAATGTAATCTTACACGCAGGTATCGTTATCGGTTCTGATGGATTTGGTTTTGCGCCTAATCCGGATGGCTCTTATGCTAAAATACCGCAGATCGGAAATGTTGTAATTGAAGATAATGTGGAAATTGGTGCAAATACAACTATTGATCGATCTACAATAGGTTCTACATTTATACGTACGGGTGTAAAATTGGATAACCTGATTCAAATTGCACACAATGTAGAAGTTGGCGAAAATACTGTAATCGCAGCACAAGCCGGTGTTAGTGGTAGTTCCAAAGTGGGCAAGTATGTAATGATAGGAGGGCAAGTTGGTGTCGTTGGTCATATACGCATTGCTGATTTTACTAAAATTAATGCGCAAAGTGGTGTGACGAAATCTATCACTGTACCTAAATCTTCTGTAACGGGAACGCCAGCTTATAATTTTAGCGCGATGGTCAGAAGCCAAGTATTGATGCGTGGTCTTCCTGATATGCTAAAACGATTGGAAGAATTAGAAAAAGAAATCGAATTACTAAAAAATAAAAATTAA